A section of the Acropora muricata isolate sample 2 chromosome 4, ASM3666990v1, whole genome shotgun sequence genome encodes:
- the LOC136913647 gene encoding ornithine decarboxylase antizyme 1-like produces MTLSQRGYVVDCFGSELSTISPHKKKDNHHSNQNYPGKFSRKPWNQQCIITLSCDNGWTGIPDIRFDDGGTLGDGGGDDDEDGISFLDLVAGPEIAEDKSREKPLKSLLYCFRLKNGDHDITEWNAVLQNDQLYVEVKDGELPPGSKECFVSLLEYAEEHLKCEHVFIGLLKERPDRASLMRTFMFMGFETVTPGHKLCPNNGNFIFMVYTIE; encoded by the exons ATGACGCTTTCACAGAGAGGTTATGTGgttg ACTGCTTCGGCAGCGAATTATCAACAATTTCGCCGCACAAGAAAAAGGACAACCACCATTCAAATCAAAATTATCCAGGGAAATTTTCAAGGAAACCCT GGAACCAACAATGTATCATAACTTTAAGCTGCGACAATGGCTGGACTGGCATACCTGATATTCGCTTTGATGATGGCGGGACCTTGGGAGATGGAGGTGGCGATGATGACGAGGACGGTATATCCTTCCTGGACCTCGTTGCG GGTCCAGAAATAGCTGAGGACAAAAGTAGAGAGAAGCCATTAAAGTCATTGCTATACTGCTTTCGCCTTAAAAATGGTGACCATGACATTACAGAATGGAATGCTGTGTTGCAGAATGACCAGCTGTATGTTGAAGTGAAAGATGGTGAGCTCCCTCCAGGGAGCAAAGAATG ttttgtCTCACTTCTTGAGTATGCAGAGGAACATCTGAAATGTGAACATGTTTTCATTGGTCTTCTGAAAGAGAGACCTGACAGAG CCAGTCTTATGCGCACCTTCATGTTTATGGGCTTTGAAACTGTGACACCAGGCCATAAGTTGTGCCCTAACAATGGCAATTTCATCTTCATGGTCTACACCATTGAGTAA
- the LOC136912840 gene encoding trypsin-like produces MDSFVVFVFVILCTRIQGGLIPEEDILEDGSGSPPPPASPSPPGPVPPTPGPGPSPLPSSCGARPTSNARIVGGSETIKNSIPWQAMLRTDGGQFCGGSLIHPQWVLTAAHCVMSESESSFKIWLGAHRREEKEDTTQEFSVAKIVRHPKYSSSTMENDMALIKLDRPSILGPGVGLVCLGDDSHHLPLDDLNNQCLISGWGTLSSGGSQPNTLQEVMVPLVSPSECGRVYGQTMHSSMLCAGFKSGGKDSCQGDSGGPLVCQFSGKYFLEGATSFGKGCADPEAYGVYAKVRDLRQFIDSNIRG; encoded by the exons ATGGACAGTTTTGTGGTATTCGTCTTTGTCATCCTGTGCACCAGAATTCAAG GAGGTCTTATCCCAGAGGAAGACATCCTTGAAGATGGATCAGGCTCTC CGCCGCCCCCAGCCTCGCCCAGTCCTCCCGGTCCAGTTCCACCAACACCTGGTCCTGGCCCAAGTCCATTGCCCTCGTCATGTGGGGCTCGTCCAACTTCTAACGCAAGGATTGTTGGTGGAAGCGAAACAATAAAGAACAGCATTCCATGGCAGGCCATGTTGCGAACTGATGGTGGTCAATTCTGTGGCGGTTCGCTGATCCATCCTCAGTGGGTACTGACGGCAGCACATTGTGTGATGAGCGAGTCAGAAAGCAGCTTCAAAATTTG GCTTGGTGCTCACCGTCGAGAGGAGAAAGAAGATACGACACAAGAATTTTCCGTGGCTAAAATTGTTCGACATCCCAAATACAGCAGCTCCACAATGGAAAATGATATGGCGCTAATCAAACTTGACCGGCCTTCCATCCTTGGGCCTGGGGTGGGCCTAGTATGCCTTGGAGACGACAGCCATCATCTGCCTCTAGACGATCTCAACAATCAGTGCCTGATAAGTGGCTGGGGAACCCTTAGTTCCGGCGGATCTCAACCTAACACATTACAAGAAGTCATGGTCCCTCTTGTATCTCCGTCAGAGTGTGGGAGGGTCTACGGCCAAACTATGCATTCTTCTATGCTGTGCGCTGGTTTCAAAAGTGGTGGCAAAGACAGTTGCCAAGGAGACAGTGGTGGGCCTTTGGTGTGCCAGTTCAGCGGGAAGTACTTTTTAGAAGGTGCAACAAGCTTTGGAAAAGGATGCGCCGACCCTGAAGCTTATGGAGTGTATGCCAAAGTGCGGGATCTGAGGCAATTCATTGATAGTAATATCCGAGGGTAA